Proteins encoded in a region of the Zunongwangia endophytica genome:
- a CDS encoding M16 family metallopeptidase, with protein MILGLVFPVESIAQVTKAKDSLIQGSLSNGLRYYIKAIPSETKLHMNLIVKAGAIFQDKNQYEVAHLLEHLSLRESEHFPNGIANSDSLLTAIGNRGIGRDFYAFTGYEEVSYTYNANVENNQSIETGLIWFRDIAGGLKLAPKDIKIEKELIKQENVHKSSGKSVNKSLLFQTIFPCMANKNEYNKKVEAVKISDIKSFYKDYYQPQNLAIRIVGNVDQPEILENKIKLMFGELKSSISKVKLEAYSVINPSGVSKFEVLERLVPLEVDDQKLSINLFYRGETYIDKPLSTQERIDRLKQKIIQELMAEAFQKEMASLREVYNPKFDFLIKSYSNFMNSPSLIWMEIMTDPEDVEYTLERVFDNINMFTSFGVSKEEWDVLKKQKLAMLKKKENASLYYWEKEILNNFLHEELLVDGKEAMIKDWLQKLSYRDFNSQIETYFGKKPKNIMIMVAKGQKKSIDKNYISNLIDNKLKEHKTSNRKNNEISEVLMSDSLKQSLMPKAYTQIQDSTKYNRYRLNNGLEVILVKDSTVKNKVEIHGFSPIGALSLPERDFYAASYAPRLIKHSGIGNFDKFQLEHLTNKYKGLNYYQYINPNETGIKATANSRDVESLMQLIFLSVSKPLKNKAAFDDWKNSIAKSLLDPTYYLRGINFSNHIKDYMKPHDIAFHMGSTFVEQVQNLQFDRILEAYRKLFSQSERFTYIIYGDYDEEIMLKLSQKYLGNLPVIPEKLNEIDIYNEKDSIALKSHEVEFQSLRCSDNIMFSMISFSEPKPFSWKENLKVQFLGNILLEKTFALRFDKDFALYDLIGGGFYDDVLHRYKLMTKMDCTQEEFEQVKEATGIIFKDLRSGKIENHLYTKVYQEIEKRISLASESPQSLNDIYKYYSKNYHQEFPKKAEKLEFLQSLTIDEIKSFAEDFLKEEHLFKFIMY; from the coding sequence ATGATACTAGGATTAGTTTTTCCGGTGGAGAGCATAGCCCAGGTGACCAAAGCTAAAGATAGCCTGATTCAGGGAAGTCTATCCAATGGTTTACGGTATTATATAAAAGCTATCCCATCAGAAACTAAATTGCATATGAATCTTATAGTTAAAGCAGGGGCGATATTTCAAGATAAAAATCAGTACGAAGTAGCCCACCTTCTTGAACATTTGTCATTAAGGGAAAGTGAACATTTTCCGAATGGCATCGCAAATTCCGATAGTTTACTCACGGCAATAGGAAATCGAGGCATAGGAAGAGATTTTTATGCTTTTACAGGCTATGAAGAGGTTTCCTATACATATAATGCAAATGTCGAAAATAATCAAAGTATAGAGACGGGACTCATCTGGTTTAGGGATATTGCAGGGGGACTAAAATTAGCACCAAAAGATATAAAAATTGAGAAGGAATTAATTAAGCAGGAAAATGTACATAAATCCTCCGGAAAATCAGTCAATAAATCTCTTTTGTTTCAGACCATATTTCCTTGTATGGCCAATAAAAATGAATATAATAAGAAAGTAGAAGCTGTAAAAATTAGTGATATTAAAAGCTTTTACAAAGATTATTATCAGCCGCAAAACCTGGCTATAAGAATCGTTGGGAATGTGGATCAACCGGAAATCCTTGAAAATAAGATCAAGCTTATGTTTGGGGAATTGAAAAGTTCAATTTCCAAAGTAAAATTAGAAGCTTACAGCGTTATTAATCCATCTGGGGTGTCAAAATTTGAAGTTTTGGAACGCTTGGTACCCTTAGAGGTAGATGACCAGAAGCTTAGTATAAACTTGTTTTATAGAGGTGAAACTTATATAGATAAACCATTATCTACTCAGGAAAGGATCGATAGATTAAAACAGAAAATTATACAAGAATTAATGGCCGAAGCCTTCCAAAAGGAAATGGCATCTTTGAGAGAAGTTTATAATCCGAAATTTGATTTTTTAATAAAGAGCTATTCTAATTTTATGAACTCACCATCACTTATCTGGATGGAGATTATGACAGATCCCGAGGATGTAGAATACACCTTGGAAAGGGTATTTGACAACATAAATATGTTTACATCTTTTGGGGTTTCAAAGGAAGAGTGGGATGTTCTTAAAAAACAAAAATTAGCAATGCTCAAAAAGAAGGAAAATGCATCGCTATATTATTGGGAAAAAGAAATCCTAAATAATTTCTTGCATGAAGAATTGCTTGTAGATGGAAAAGAAGCAATGATTAAGGACTGGTTGCAAAAATTGTCATACAGGGATTTTAACTCCCAAATCGAAACATATTTTGGGAAAAAACCAAAGAATATAATGATTATGGTGGCTAAGGGGCAAAAGAAATCTATTGATAAAAATTATATATCAAACCTAATTGACAACAAACTGAAAGAACATAAAACTTCAAATAGAAAAAACAATGAAATTTCTGAAGTTCTAATGTCCGATTCATTGAAACAAAGTTTGATGCCAAAGGCATATACCCAAATTCAGGATTCCACGAAATATAATCGCTACAGGTTAAATAATGGACTAGAGGTTATCTTGGTTAAGGATTCCACTGTAAAAAACAAAGTTGAAATTCATGGCTTTAGCCCTATAGGAGCCTTAAGCTTGCCGGAGCGAGATTTTTACGCTGCTTCGTATGCACCCAGATTGATAAAGCACTCCGGGATTGGAAATTTTGATAAATTTCAACTAGAGCATCTTACCAACAAATATAAGGGGTTAAATTACTACCAGTATATAAATCCCAATGAGACAGGCATAAAAGCTACAGCAAATAGTAGAGATGTTGAAAGTTTAATGCAACTAATTTTTTTATCCGTATCCAAACCACTTAAGAATAAAGCTGCATTTGACGATTGGAAGAACAGCATAGCAAAAAGCTTATTGGATCCTACATATTACCTTCGGGGAATTAACTTTTCAAATCATATTAAGGACTATATGAAACCCCACGATATTGCTTTCCATATGGGAAGTACTTTTGTAGAACAGGTACAAAATCTTCAGTTCGATAGGATACTAGAGGCTTATAGAAAATTGTTCTCTCAAAGTGAGCGGTTCACTTATATCATTTATGGGGATTATGATGAAGAAATTATGCTAAAATTGTCACAGAAGTATCTGGGGAATTTACCGGTAATTCCAGAAAAGTTAAATGAAATTGATATTTATAACGAAAAAGATTCTATCGCATTAAAAAGTCACGAAGTTGAATTTCAATCCCTTAGATGCAGTGATAATATTATGTTTTCTATGATCTCTTTTTCTGAGCCTAAACCCTTCTCCTGGAAAGAAAACTTAAAAGTTCAATTTCTTGGGAATATATTGCTAGAAAAGACTTTTGCGCTGAGATTCGATAAAGATTTCGCATTGTATGATCTAATAGGGGGTGGGTTTTATGATGACGTTCTACACCGATATAAATTGATGACAAAAATGGATTGTACCCAGGAAGAATTTGAGCAGGTTAAAGAAGCTACCGGGATAATTTTTAAGGACTTACGATCAGGAAAAATAGAAAATCATTTATATACAAAAGTATACCAGGAAATTGAAAAAAGAATCAGTTTAGCATCAGAAAGTCCGCAATCTTTAAATGATATTTATAAATATTATAGTAAGAATTATCATCAAGAATTTCCAAAAAAAGCAGAGAAACTCGAATTTCTGCAATCATTGACCATTGATGAAATTAAAAGCTTTGCTGAAGATTTTTTGAAGGAAGAACACCTATTTAAATTTATTATGTATTAA
- a CDS encoding RagB/SusD family nutrient uptake outer membrane protein, with translation MNITNIAKYIAIFLCVVLAGCEDFVSIEAPNNKMVRADIFEDETAAESAMQGIYNQLFVLAFSNGFENSVTNLTALSADNLRLIRESNPTYLEFQENEILPDNSRNLSLWSSAYNLIYLTNSLLEGIEKSSLDENFKQALEGQALFIRAFTYFNLVNLYGDVPLLLTTDYTYNAKAPRISATEVYDQIISDMEDAAPLLSEEYVQNQRTYVNQNVVYALMARVYLYLENWEMALEYSNRVISKTSSYELLTDLNEVFLMNSMEAIWQISPLGNGVVTTQTFEGALYIIEPRASASYNLALTQDLIDTFAENDSRLIKWIGFSEVESVYFAHKYKDRYSTGNISEYSMILRLAEQYLIRAEARVMKNEINLAIDDINKIRTRAGIEALDQNSSWNKEALQSLLLEERRRELFTEWGHRWFDLKRMNKTTEVLSPKKTSWQSIDSYYPIPDEERRINSNLTQNEGY, from the coding sequence ATGAATATAACAAACATTGCAAAATATATCGCTATATTCCTATGTGTAGTCCTGGCGGGCTGTGAAGACTTTGTGAGTATCGAGGCACCTAATAATAAAATGGTGCGAGCTGATATTTTCGAAGATGAAACCGCTGCTGAAAGTGCTATGCAAGGCATATATAATCAACTTTTCGTACTTGCTTTCAGTAATGGATTTGAGAATAGCGTCACCAATCTCACCGCATTATCTGCTGATAATCTTCGATTAATTCGTGAAAGTAATCCTACCTATTTAGAATTTCAGGAAAATGAAATTTTACCGGATAACAGCAGAAACCTTTCTTTATGGTCAAGCGCATATAATTTGATCTATTTAACTAACTCCTTACTGGAAGGCATAGAAAAATCATCCTTAGATGAAAACTTCAAGCAAGCCTTGGAGGGACAGGCACTTTTTATTCGAGCATTCACCTATTTCAATCTGGTGAACCTTTACGGAGATGTGCCATTACTGTTAACTACAGACTACACATATAATGCTAAAGCTCCAAGAATTTCAGCAACGGAAGTATATGACCAGATCATTAGCGATATGGAAGATGCAGCACCTTTACTTTCCGAGGAATATGTTCAGAATCAAAGAACCTACGTTAATCAAAATGTGGTTTATGCTTTGATGGCCAGGGTTTATTTATACCTGGAAAACTGGGAAATGGCATTAGAATACAGTAATCGTGTGATCTCAAAAACAAGTTCTTATGAATTGTTAACTGATTTGAATGAAGTGTTTCTGATGAATAGTATGGAAGCCATATGGCAAATTTCTCCATTGGGAAATGGCGTGGTTACTACACAGACCTTTGAGGGAGCGCTTTACATCATTGAGCCGAGAGCGTCAGCAAGTTATAACCTGGCACTTACCCAGGATTTAATAGATACGTTTGCGGAAAATGATTCGCGGCTGATCAAATGGATAGGCTTTAGTGAAGTAGAGTCTGTCTATTTCGCACATAAATATAAAGATCGCTACAGCACAGGGAATATTAGCGAATATTCAATGATTCTTCGTTTGGCTGAACAATATTTAATTCGTGCCGAAGCCAGGGTAATGAAAAATGAGATCAATCTTGCTATAGATGATATTAACAAAATACGAACTAGGGCAGGTATTGAGGCTTTAGATCAGAATAGTTCTTGGAATAAGGAAGCCCTACAATCCCTACTACTGGAAGAACGACGAAGGGAGCTTTTTACCGAATGGGGACATCGATGGTTTGATTTAAAAAGAATGAATAAAACTACCGAGGTGTTATCCCCTAAGAAAACCTCTTGGCAATCCATCGATAGTTACTATCCAATTCCTGATGAGGAACGCAGGATAAATTCCAATCTAACTCAAAATGAGGGATACTAG